The proteins below come from a single Gimesia alba genomic window:
- a CDS encoding sigma 54-interacting transcriptional regulator codes for MPPIGIIYTTDAQLESVLKTNLEKNINQCIQTASHPAELEQCLQESSSPAVLYLDLRTSDVPCEHDYRSDVLTYLREICPVPLKLVSVIDQFLPLDLVETATFLTDAFLEYPPKPEELSSLAKELEGIQAVKKPASLPESRQIYAYNRHVTTYTPAMLPIIDQISKIAKHNVTLLLVGETGTGKTTLASMIHELSPRSSEPFQNIACGALPSDLIESELFGHLRGSFTGAERSKIGRFEAAGKGTLLLDEIDILSAKDQAKLLKVIETGQFEPIGSTESRISEARLIVAANVELDELTRKNKFRSDLYYRLNVLQFRLPALRERPNDIIPLSLQFIKECCQQHSVAINKVHLKVLRMLKQYQWPGNLRELKNQIQRAVLFSSNGELTTDEFSPDILQQTMSLPEQCLHSSQESKTLADQVAMNEMHLLQKSLSENGYRKTATAKALGISRVGLYKKMRKYGMLEQKKPVPQDKLHAES; via the coding sequence ATGCCCCCTATTGGAATTATTTATACAACCGACGCTCAGTTGGAGTCGGTCCTCAAAACCAATCTGGAAAAGAATATCAACCAGTGCATTCAAACGGCCTCTCATCCTGCTGAACTGGAACAATGTCTTCAAGAGAGCTCATCACCGGCCGTTTTATATTTGGATTTGAGAACGTCTGATGTCCCTTGTGAACATGATTACCGAAGTGATGTCCTAACCTATTTGAGAGAAATCTGCCCCGTTCCCCTCAAACTCGTCTCAGTTATTGATCAATTTCTTCCCCTGGATTTAGTCGAGACTGCTACATTTTTAACTGATGCCTTCCTGGAATACCCACCGAAACCGGAAGAATTGAGTAGCCTTGCTAAAGAGTTAGAGGGGATTCAAGCTGTCAAGAAACCTGCGTCGTTACCAGAATCTCGTCAAATTTACGCCTATAACCGGCATGTAACAACATATACCCCGGCAATGCTCCCCATCATTGATCAAATTTCCAAGATTGCGAAACACAATGTCACATTGCTACTTGTTGGTGAGACGGGAACTGGTAAAACCACACTGGCCTCAATGATTCATGAACTCTCCCCACGAAGCTCTGAACCGTTTCAGAATATTGCCTGTGGTGCGCTTCCGTCTGATTTAATTGAAAGCGAACTTTTCGGACATTTACGCGGCTCGTTTACAGGAGCAGAGCGGAGTAAAATTGGTCGTTTCGAAGCAGCAGGCAAAGGGACATTACTGTTAGATGAAATTGATATCCTCTCTGCGAAAGACCAGGCAAAACTTCTCAAAGTAATTGAAACCGGACAATTCGAACCCATTGGCTCAACGGAATCTCGTATTTCAGAAGCACGACTGATCGTCGCTGCCAATGTCGAACTCGATGAATTGACGCGAAAAAACAAGTTTCGCTCTGACTTATATTATCGTTTAAATGTTCTGCAGTTTCGCTTACCGGCTTTGAGAGAACGGCCAAACGACATTATTCCACTTTCCCTGCAGTTCATCAAAGAGTGCTGCCAGCAACATTCAGTTGCGATCAACAAAGTACATTTAAAAGTGCTTCGGATGCTCAAACAATATCAATGGCCGGGCAACTTGCGCGAGTTGAAAAATCAGATTCAACGAGCCGTCTTATTTTCGAGCAATGGCGAGTTGACCACCGATGAATTTTCACCTGATATTCTTCAGCAAACGATGTCGCTTCCTGAACAATGCCTGCATTCATCACAGGAAAGCAAAACATTAGCCGATCAGGTCGCGATGAATGAAATGCACCTGCTGCAAAAATCATTGTCAGAGAATGGGTACCGCAAAACGGCGACGGCAAAGGCACTGGGAATCAGCCGGGTAGGACTTTACAAAAAAATGAGAAAGTACGGCATGCTTGAGCAAAAGAAACCTGTCCCCCAAGATAAACTTCACGCAGAGAGTTAG